A window of the Lolium perenne isolate Kyuss_39 chromosome 7, Kyuss_2.0, whole genome shotgun sequence genome harbors these coding sequences:
- the LOC127314605 gene encoding uncharacterized protein isoform X2: MGKSSKKSAAPAVVAPAAVVPKGKAGKKREAEDEIEKAVTAKKQKAAPAKAAPVTKEDAKKAKKQPPPKKAESSSSEEDSSESEEEVKVQPKKTAKPVKQESSDESSDESSDEEPAKKPSAKPVASAASNGSKKGKQESSSSSSEDESDEDEKPAPVKKAPAKEESDSSESDSDDESEEAVPAKPKAPAAAAKKAVSSDSSESESESESESEDEDKSKKAAPAAKVTPAAKRKDDSSDSSDSDSEEEPPQKKQKDAVKVAPKSAKKDSSSDDDSSEESSDDEPKKAAKAAESSGSEEDSSDDSDEDDKSAKTPKKEVPTATKSQKAEPKTPASNQGQASGGSKTLFMGNIPFGADFEQVKQFFADIAEVVDVRLGVHEDGHPKGFGHVEFATAEGAEKALNEMNGQDFNGRAVRLDIAAERGASAPRTRDGGSFGKPSGGPSLSVFVKGFDTSQQRDDINFALKEHFSKCGEVTRVSVPVDYETGECRGIAYMDFGDESSFNKALELSGSDLGGYNLYVAEAKPKGDFGGGGGRSGGRDGGRSGGRFGRDGGRSGGRFGRDGGRSSGRFGGRSGGRDGGRRGGRGFGRQSAGTASAGKKTTFDD, from the exons ATGGGCAAGTCCAGCAAGAAGTCCGCGGCTCCCGCCGTCgtcgcgccggcggccgtcgtccCCAAGGGGAAGGCCGGCAAGAAGCGCGAAGCGGAGGACGAGATCGAGAAGGCCGTCACCGCCAAGAAGCAGAAGGCTGCGCCGGCCAAGGCGGCGCCCGTGACCAAGGAGGACGCCAAGAAGGCCAAGaagcagccgccgcccaagaAGGCTGAGAGCAGCAGCTCCGAGGAGGACTCGTCCGAGTCCGAGGAAGAG GTCAAGGTCCAGCCGAAGAAGACTGCAAAGCCTGTCAAACAGGAGTCTTCTGATGAGAGCAGCGACGAGTCCTCTGACGAG GAACCTGCAAAGAAGCCTTCTGCTAAGCCTGTGGCCTCAGCTGCCAGCAATGGTTCCAAGAAAGGCAAGCAGGAGAGCAGCTCCTCCAGCTCCGAGGACGAGTCTGATGAGGATGAG AAACCTGCTCCAGTAAAGAAAGCACCAGCAAAGGAGGAGTCTGACAGCTCTGAGAGCGACTCTGATGATGAATCAGAGGAG GCTGTGCCTGCCAAGCCCAAGGCTCCTGCTGCTGCTGCCAAGAAGGCTGTTTCTTCTGACAGTTCTGAGTCTGAGAGTGAATCAGAGAGTGAATCTGAGGATGAG GATAAATCTAAGAAAGCTGCCCCAGCTGCCAAGGTGACTCCTGCTGCTAAAAGGAAAGATGATTCAAGTGATTCCTCAGACAGTGATAGTGAGGAAGAGCCACCCCAGAAGAAGCAGAAG GATGCTGTGAAGGTTGCTCCCAAGTCTGCCAAAAAGGATAGTAGCAGTGATGATGATAGTTCAGAAGAAAGCTCAGATGATGAGCCTAAAAAG GCAGCAAAGGCAGCCGAGAGCAGTGGCTCTGAGGAGGACAGCAGCGATGACAGTGATGAAGATGATAAATCTGCTAAGACTCCTAAGAAG GAAGTGCCAACTGCTACAAAATCCCAGAAGGCTGAG CCTAAAACTCCTGCTAGCAACCAAGGTCAGGCATCAGGGGGGTCTAAGACCCTCTTTATGGGGAACATTCCATTTGGTGCTGATTTTGAGCAAGT GAAGCAATTTTTTGCTGATATTGCTGAGGTTGTTGATGTTCGTCTGGGTGTCCATGAAGATGGCCATCCTAAGGGATTTGGTCATGTTGAGTTTGCTACTGCTGAAGGTGCTGAGAAG gCACTTAATGAGATGAATGGACAAGATTTTAATGGTCGTGCTGTGAGGCTTGACATTGCTGCTGAAAGAGGCGCAAGTGCTCCTCGCACCAG GGATGGTGGATCTTTTGGCAAGCCAAGTGGAGGTCCCAGCCTTTCTGTATTTGTCAAGGGTTTTGATACTTCTCAACAGCGGGATGAT ATCAACTTTGCTCTAAAAGAACATTTCTCCAAGTGTGGAGAGGTCACGCGTGTGTCAGTTCCGGTGGATTATGAGACTGGTGAATGCAGAGG TATAGCATACATGGATTTTGGCGATGAGAGTTCCTTCAACAAAGCACTTGAGCTAAGTGGGTCTGACCTTGGAGGTTACAATCtgtacgtggctgaggcaaagccTAAGGGTgacttcggtggtggtggtggtcgttcTGGAGGTAGAGATGGTGGACGTTCTGGTGGCAGGTTTGGCCGAGATGGTGGACGTTCTGGTGGCAGGTTTGGCCGAGATGGTGGACGTTCTAGTGGCAGGTTTGGTGGCCGATCTGGTGGCCGCGATGGTggtagaagaggaggaagaggctttggCAGGCAGAGCGCTGGGACTGCTAGCGCGG GAAAGAAGACAACATTTGATGATTAG
- the LOC127314605 gene encoding uncharacterized protein isoform X3: MGKSSKKSAAPAVVAPAAVVPKGKAGKKREAEDEIEKAVTAKKQKAAPAKAAPVTKEDAKKAKKQPPPKKAESSSSEEDSSESEEEVKVQPKKTAKPVKQESSDESSDESSDEEPAKKPSAKPVASAASNGSKKGKQESSSSSSEDESDEDEKPAPVKKAPAKEESDSSESDSDDESEEAVPAKPKAPAAAAKKAVSSDSSESESESESESEDEDKSKKAAPAAKVTPAAKRKDDSSDSSDSDSEEEPPQKKQKDAVKVAPKSAKKDSSSDDDSSEESSDDEPKKQAAKAAESSGSEEDSSDDSDEDDKSAKTPKKEVPTATKSQKAEPKTPASNQGQASGGSKTLFMGNIPFGADFEQVKQFFADIAEVVDVRLGVHEDGHPKGFGHVEFATAEGAEKALNEMNGQDFNGRAVRLDIAAERGASAPRTRDGGSFGKPSGGPSLSVFVKGFDTSQQRDDINFALKEHFSKCGEVTRVSVPVDYETGECRGIAYMDFGDESSFNKALELSGSDLGGYNLYVAEAKPKGDFGGGGGRSGGRDGGRSGGRFGRDGGRSGGRFGGRSGGRDGGRRGGRGFGRQSAGTASAGKKTTFDD; encoded by the exons ATGGGCAAGTCCAGCAAGAAGTCCGCGGCTCCCGCCGTCgtcgcgccggcggccgtcgtccCCAAGGGGAAGGCCGGCAAGAAGCGCGAAGCGGAGGACGAGATCGAGAAGGCCGTCACCGCCAAGAAGCAGAAGGCTGCGCCGGCCAAGGCGGCGCCCGTGACCAAGGAGGACGCCAAGAAGGCCAAGaagcagccgccgcccaagaAGGCTGAGAGCAGCAGCTCCGAGGAGGACTCGTCCGAGTCCGAGGAAGAG GTCAAGGTCCAGCCGAAGAAGACTGCAAAGCCTGTCAAACAGGAGTCTTCTGATGAGAGCAGCGACGAGTCCTCTGACGAG GAACCTGCAAAGAAGCCTTCTGCTAAGCCTGTGGCCTCAGCTGCCAGCAATGGTTCCAAGAAAGGCAAGCAGGAGAGCAGCTCCTCCAGCTCCGAGGACGAGTCTGATGAGGATGAG AAACCTGCTCCAGTAAAGAAAGCACCAGCAAAGGAGGAGTCTGACAGCTCTGAGAGCGACTCTGATGATGAATCAGAGGAG GCTGTGCCTGCCAAGCCCAAGGCTCCTGCTGCTGCTGCCAAGAAGGCTGTTTCTTCTGACAGTTCTGAGTCTGAGAGTGAATCAGAGAGTGAATCTGAGGATGAG GATAAATCTAAGAAAGCTGCCCCAGCTGCCAAGGTGACTCCTGCTGCTAAAAGGAAAGATGATTCAAGTGATTCCTCAGACAGTGATAGTGAGGAAGAGCCACCCCAGAAGAAGCAGAAG GATGCTGTGAAGGTTGCTCCCAAGTCTGCCAAAAAGGATAGTAGCAGTGATGATGATAGTTCAGAAGAAAGCTCAGATGATGAGCCTAAAAAG CAGGCAGCAAAGGCAGCCGAGAGCAGTGGCTCTGAGGAGGACAGCAGCGATGACAGTGATGAAGATGATAAATCTGCTAAGACTCCTAAGAAG GAAGTGCCAACTGCTACAAAATCCCAGAAGGCTGAG CCTAAAACTCCTGCTAGCAACCAAGGTCAGGCATCAGGGGGGTCTAAGACCCTCTTTATGGGGAACATTCCATTTGGTGCTGATTTTGAGCAAGT GAAGCAATTTTTTGCTGATATTGCTGAGGTTGTTGATGTTCGTCTGGGTGTCCATGAAGATGGCCATCCTAAGGGATTTGGTCATGTTGAGTTTGCTACTGCTGAAGGTGCTGAGAAG gCACTTAATGAGATGAATGGACAAGATTTTAATGGTCGTGCTGTGAGGCTTGACATTGCTGCTGAAAGAGGCGCAAGTGCTCCTCGCACCAG GGATGGTGGATCTTTTGGCAAGCCAAGTGGAGGTCCCAGCCTTTCTGTATTTGTCAAGGGTTTTGATACTTCTCAACAGCGGGATGAT ATCAACTTTGCTCTAAAAGAACATTTCTCCAAGTGTGGAGAGGTCACGCGTGTGTCAGTTCCGGTGGATTATGAGACTGGTGAATGCAGAGG TATAGCATACATGGATTTTGGCGATGAGAGTTCCTTCAACAAAGCACTTGAGCTAAGTGGGTCTGACCTTGGAGGTTACAATCtgtacgtggctgaggcaaagccTAAGGGTgacttcggtggtggtggtggtcgttcTGGAGGTAGAGATGGTGGACGTTCTGGTGGCAGGTTTGGCCGAGATGGTGGACGTTCTGGTGGCAG GTTTGGTGGCCGATCTGGTGGCCGCGATGGTggtagaagaggaggaagaggctttggCAGGCAGAGCGCTGGGACTGCTAGCGCGG GAAAGAAGACAACATTTGATGATTAG
- the LOC127314605 gene encoding uncharacterized protein isoform X1 produces the protein MGKSSKKSAAPAVVAPAAVVPKGKAGKKREAEDEIEKAVTAKKQKAAPAKAAPVTKEDAKKAKKQPPPKKAESSSSEEDSSESEEEVKVQPKKTAKPVKQESSDESSDESSDEEPAKKPSAKPVASAASNGSKKGKQESSSSSSEDESDEDEKPAPVKKAPAKEESDSSESDSDDESEEAVPAKPKAPAAAAKKAVSSDSSESESESESESEDEDKSKKAAPAAKVTPAAKRKDDSSDSSDSDSEEEPPQKKQKDAVKVAPKSAKKDSSSDDDSSEESSDDEPKKQAAKAAESSGSEEDSSDDSDEDDKSAKTPKKEVPTATKSQKAEPKTPASNQGQASGGSKTLFMGNIPFGADFEQVKQFFADIAEVVDVRLGVHEDGHPKGFGHVEFATAEGAEKALNEMNGQDFNGRAVRLDIAAERGASAPRTRDGGSFGKPSGGPSLSVFVKGFDTSQQRDDINFALKEHFSKCGEVTRVSVPVDYETGECRGIAYMDFGDESSFNKALELSGSDLGGYNLYVAEAKPKGDFGGGGGRSGGRDGGRSGGRFGRDGGRSGGRFGRDGGRSSGRFGGRSGGRDGGRRGGRGFGRQSAGTASAGKKTTFDD, from the exons ATGGGCAAGTCCAGCAAGAAGTCCGCGGCTCCCGCCGTCgtcgcgccggcggccgtcgtccCCAAGGGGAAGGCCGGCAAGAAGCGCGAAGCGGAGGACGAGATCGAGAAGGCCGTCACCGCCAAGAAGCAGAAGGCTGCGCCGGCCAAGGCGGCGCCCGTGACCAAGGAGGACGCCAAGAAGGCCAAGaagcagccgccgcccaagaAGGCTGAGAGCAGCAGCTCCGAGGAGGACTCGTCCGAGTCCGAGGAAGAG GTCAAGGTCCAGCCGAAGAAGACTGCAAAGCCTGTCAAACAGGAGTCTTCTGATGAGAGCAGCGACGAGTCCTCTGACGAG GAACCTGCAAAGAAGCCTTCTGCTAAGCCTGTGGCCTCAGCTGCCAGCAATGGTTCCAAGAAAGGCAAGCAGGAGAGCAGCTCCTCCAGCTCCGAGGACGAGTCTGATGAGGATGAG AAACCTGCTCCAGTAAAGAAAGCACCAGCAAAGGAGGAGTCTGACAGCTCTGAGAGCGACTCTGATGATGAATCAGAGGAG GCTGTGCCTGCCAAGCCCAAGGCTCCTGCTGCTGCTGCCAAGAAGGCTGTTTCTTCTGACAGTTCTGAGTCTGAGAGTGAATCAGAGAGTGAATCTGAGGATGAG GATAAATCTAAGAAAGCTGCCCCAGCTGCCAAGGTGACTCCTGCTGCTAAAAGGAAAGATGATTCAAGTGATTCCTCAGACAGTGATAGTGAGGAAGAGCCACCCCAGAAGAAGCAGAAG GATGCTGTGAAGGTTGCTCCCAAGTCTGCCAAAAAGGATAGTAGCAGTGATGATGATAGTTCAGAAGAAAGCTCAGATGATGAGCCTAAAAAG CAGGCAGCAAAGGCAGCCGAGAGCAGTGGCTCTGAGGAGGACAGCAGCGATGACAGTGATGAAGATGATAAATCTGCTAAGACTCCTAAGAAG GAAGTGCCAACTGCTACAAAATCCCAGAAGGCTGAG CCTAAAACTCCTGCTAGCAACCAAGGTCAGGCATCAGGGGGGTCTAAGACCCTCTTTATGGGGAACATTCCATTTGGTGCTGATTTTGAGCAAGT GAAGCAATTTTTTGCTGATATTGCTGAGGTTGTTGATGTTCGTCTGGGTGTCCATGAAGATGGCCATCCTAAGGGATTTGGTCATGTTGAGTTTGCTACTGCTGAAGGTGCTGAGAAG gCACTTAATGAGATGAATGGACAAGATTTTAATGGTCGTGCTGTGAGGCTTGACATTGCTGCTGAAAGAGGCGCAAGTGCTCCTCGCACCAG GGATGGTGGATCTTTTGGCAAGCCAAGTGGAGGTCCCAGCCTTTCTGTATTTGTCAAGGGTTTTGATACTTCTCAACAGCGGGATGAT ATCAACTTTGCTCTAAAAGAACATTTCTCCAAGTGTGGAGAGGTCACGCGTGTGTCAGTTCCGGTGGATTATGAGACTGGTGAATGCAGAGG TATAGCATACATGGATTTTGGCGATGAGAGTTCCTTCAACAAAGCACTTGAGCTAAGTGGGTCTGACCTTGGAGGTTACAATCtgtacgtggctgaggcaaagccTAAGGGTgacttcggtggtggtggtggtcgttcTGGAGGTAGAGATGGTGGACGTTCTGGTGGCAGGTTTGGCCGAGATGGTGGACGTTCTGGTGGCAGGTTTGGCCGAGATGGTGGACGTTCTAGTGGCAGGTTTGGTGGCCGATCTGGTGGCCGCGATGGTggtagaagaggaggaagaggctttggCAGGCAGAGCGCTGGGACTGCTAGCGCGG GAAAGAAGACAACATTTGATGATTAG